Proteins encoded together in one Macadamia integrifolia cultivar HAES 741 chromosome 8, SCU_Mint_v3, whole genome shotgun sequence window:
- the LOC122087693 gene encoding late embryogenesis abundant protein 2-like has translation MSSQAQNLKSQAGEAVGQAQVKKDQMMNSASGTAQNAMGKTSETAQSGQESMDQTKDQASGLLQQTGMQVKNMAQGAADAVKSTLGMNSTDHNNPINPKNPTN, from the exons atgtcgTCCCAGGCTCAGAACCTTAAATCCCAAGCTGGTGAGGCCGTCGGTCAGGCTCAG GTTAAGAAGGACCAGATGATGAACAGTGCTTCTGGTACTGCCCAAAATGCCATGGGTAAGACGTCTGAAACTGCTCAGAGTGGCCAAGAATCTATGGACCAAACCAAGGACCAAGCATCTGGTTTGCTTCAACAG ACTGGGATGCAAGTGAAGAACATGGCACAAGGAGCAGCTGATGCAGTGAAGAGCACATTGGGGATGAACAGTACTGATCATAACAATCCCATCAACCCAAAGAACCCAACCAACTAG